One part of the Lytechinus pictus isolate F3 Inbred chromosome 3, Lp3.0, whole genome shotgun sequence genome encodes these proteins:
- the LOC129255431 gene encoding dynein light chain Tctex-type 5-like: MSDRSKAPAGAGSEDAFLTEPASRPSTAMEPSYRMEPARKFRTLNIEQTTENILEKHLSQENYDPKQCRLLSRDIAGIIMEELKRMMYPRYKFVVVVNIGSKKEKPGVQLGSRCLWNDSTDSMTTVHYSNGSLFAVVMVYGLYQE; encoded by the coding sequence ATGTCTGACCGATCCAAAGCTCCAGCTGGAGCTGGTAGTGAAGATGCCTTCTTGACGGAGCCTGCTTCACGACCATCCACTGCAATGGAGCCATCATATCGAATGGAGCCAGCCAGGAAGTTTCGAACTTTGAATATTGAGCAAACCACTGAGAATATCTTAGAGAAACACCTATCTCAAGAAAATTATGATCCTAAGCAGTGTCGTCTTCTGTCTCGGGATATCGCAGGCATTATCATGGAGGAACTGAAGAGAATGATGTATCCTCGATATAAgttcgtcgtcgtcgtcaacatcGGGAGTAAGAAAGAGAAACCCGGAGTGCAGCTTGGTAGTCGATGTCTTTGGAATGACAGTACCGATTCAATGACCACTGTACATTACAGTAACGGATCATTGTTCGCAGTAGTTATGGTTTATGGACTGTatcaggaataa